In Paenibacillus sp. FSL R7-0345, a single window of DNA contains:
- the dnaK gene encoding molecular chaperone DnaK, with product MSKVIGIDLGTTNSCVAVMEGGEAVVIPNPEGARTTPSVVGFKKDGERIVGETAKRQAITNPDRTIASIKRHMGTNHKESIDGKDYSAQEISAMILQKLKSDAEAYLGQTVTQAVITVPAYFNDSQRQATKDAGKIAGLEVLRIVNEPTAAALAYGLEKAEDQTILVYDLGGGTFDVSILELGDGFFEVKATSGDNRLGGDDFDQVVMDFLVAEFKKEQGIDLSKDKAAVQRLKDAAEKAKKELSGVLTTTVSLPFITVVDGVPQHLEVNLTRAKFDELTAGLVERTLGPTRQALSDAGMTPADLDRIVLVGGSTRIPAVQDAIKKLTGKDPHKGVNPDEVVALGAAVQAGVLTGDVKDVVLLDVTPLSLGIETAGGVFTKMIERNTTIPTSKSQVFSTFADNQPSVEIHVLQGERQMANGNKTLGRFMLNEIPPAPRGVPQIEVTFDIDANGIVNVSATDKGTNKSQKITITSSSGLSDAEVEQMMKDAELHAEEDRKRKELVEAKNNADQLVYSTDKVIKDLGDKVDASEIEKANAAKDKVKAALETDNLEEINAATEALNEIVQQLSVKLYEQAAQEQQGAEGAPEGAKKDNVVDADYEVVDDEKNQG from the coding sequence GTGAGTAAAGTAATCGGGATTGACCTTGGAACCACCAACTCTTGCGTTGCCGTTATGGAAGGCGGCGAAGCCGTCGTTATTCCTAATCCGGAAGGCGCGCGTACAACCCCTTCGGTTGTAGGCTTTAAGAAAGACGGCGAGCGCATCGTCGGCGAAACAGCAAAACGCCAGGCGATCACTAACCCTGACCGTACAATCGCTTCGATTAAGCGTCATATGGGTACGAACCACAAAGAAAGCATCGACGGCAAAGACTACTCTGCACAGGAAATTTCCGCAATGATCCTTCAGAAGCTGAAATCCGATGCTGAAGCATATCTTGGACAGACTGTTACCCAGGCGGTTATTACAGTTCCGGCTTATTTCAATGACAGCCAGCGTCAGGCAACCAAGGATGCTGGTAAAATTGCCGGCCTTGAAGTTCTGCGTATTGTCAATGAGCCAACGGCTGCAGCGCTTGCTTACGGTCTTGAGAAGGCTGAAGACCAGACCATTCTCGTATATGACCTGGGCGGCGGTACATTCGACGTATCGATCCTTGAGCTGGGCGACGGCTTCTTCGAAGTAAAAGCTACCAGCGGTGATAACCGTCTGGGCGGCGACGATTTTGACCAGGTTGTTATGGACTTCCTCGTAGCTGAATTCAAGAAAGAGCAGGGTATTGACCTGAGCAAGGACAAGGCTGCTGTACAACGTCTGAAGGATGCTGCTGAAAAAGCGAAAAAAGAACTGTCCGGCGTACTGACTACCACTGTATCCCTTCCGTTCATCACGGTTGTTGACGGCGTGCCTCAGCACTTGGAAGTTAACCTTACCCGTGCCAAGTTCGACGAACTGACTGCAGGACTGGTAGAACGCACACTGGGACCTACACGCCAGGCGCTGAGCGATGCAGGCATGACTCCTGCTGACCTGGACAGAATCGTGCTAGTCGGCGGTTCCACCCGTATTCCTGCCGTACAGGATGCGATCAAGAAGCTTACCGGCAAAGATCCGCACAAAGGCGTTAACCCGGACGAAGTAGTAGCCCTGGGTGCTGCAGTTCAAGCAGGCGTATTGACTGGTGATGTTAAAGACGTGGTACTGCTTGACGTAACTCCGCTGTCCCTCGGTATTGAAACTGCAGGCGGCGTATTCACGAAGATGATCGAGCGTAACACTACTATTCCTACAAGCAAATCCCAGGTGTTCTCGACCTTTGCCGACAACCAGCCAAGCGTGGAAATTCACGTATTGCAGGGTGAGCGCCAAATGGCGAACGGCAATAAGACACTGGGACGCTTCATGCTGAACGAGATCCCGCCGGCACCGCGCGGCGTACCGCAAATCGAAGTTACTTTTGACATCGACGCTAACGGTATTGTTAATGTATCGGCAACAGACAAAGGCACGAACAAGAGCCAGAAGATCACGATCACTTCTTCCAGCGGCCTGAGCGATGCTGAAGTTGAACAAATGATGAAGGATGCCGAGCTGCACGCTGAGGAAGACCGCAAGCGCAAAGAACTGGTTGAAGCGAAGAACAATGCTGACCAGCTCGTGTATTCCACAGATAAAGTAATCAAAGATCTTGGCGATAAAGTAGATGCTTCCGAAATCGAAAAAGCCAATGCTGCTAAGGATAAAGTAAAAGCGGCACTGGAAACCGATAACCTGGAAGAAATCAACGCGGCTACAGAAGCACTGAATGAGATTGTACAGCAATTATCCGTGAAGCTGTATGAGCAGGCTGCACAGGAGCAACAAGGTGCTGAAGGGGCTCCGGAAGGCGCTAAAAAGGATAATGTTGTTGACGCTGACTATGAGGTTGTTGACGACGAGAAGAATCAAGGGTAA
- the dnaJ gene encoding molecular chaperone DnaJ, protein MADKRDFYEVLGLGRDASEDEIKKAYRKLARQYHPDVNKASDAEAKFKEVKEAYDVLSDGQQRARYDQYGHIDPNQGMGGGFGGGDFGGGLGDIFDMFFGGGGGRRDPNAPQRGGDLQYTMTIEFKEAVFGKETDITIPRTESCDTCFGSGAKPGTKPETCSVCHGSGQQEFVQNTPLGQMRNRRPCSHCSGTGKIIKEKCTTCAGQGKVRKQRKIHVRIPAGVDDGAQLRMTGEGEGGTRGGPAGDLYIVIRVKNHEFFERENDDIMCEVPLTFAQAALGDEIEIPTLTEKVKLKIPAGTQTGTFFRLRGKGVPHLRGSGTGDQHVRVVVVTPSKLSDEQKDLLRQFASHNGENTHEQEQSFFDRVKRAFRGD, encoded by the coding sequence GTGGCAGATAAACGCGATTTTTATGAGGTGCTGGGTCTCGGAAGAGATGCATCTGAAGATGAAATAAAGAAGGCCTACCGCAAGCTGGCGCGCCAGTATCATCCGGACGTCAACAAGGCGAGCGATGCTGAAGCCAAGTTCAAGGAAGTGAAGGAAGCTTACGATGTGCTGAGCGACGGCCAGCAGCGCGCACGTTATGACCAGTACGGCCATATCGATCCTAACCAGGGTATGGGCGGCGGCTTTGGCGGCGGAGATTTCGGCGGCGGACTCGGAGATATCTTCGACATGTTCTTCGGCGGAGGCGGCGGACGCCGTGATCCGAATGCCCCGCAGCGCGGCGGCGATTTGCAGTACACAATGACCATTGAATTCAAGGAAGCGGTATTCGGCAAAGAAACCGACATTACCATTCCGCGTACAGAGTCCTGCGACACCTGCTTTGGCTCCGGGGCTAAACCGGGTACGAAGCCGGAGACCTGTTCCGTCTGCCACGGCAGCGGCCAGCAGGAATTCGTGCAGAACACCCCGCTTGGACAGATGCGCAACCGCCGTCCCTGCTCCCATTGCAGCGGAACCGGCAAAATCATTAAAGAAAAATGTACGACTTGCGCAGGCCAGGGCAAGGTTAGGAAGCAGCGCAAGATCCATGTGCGTATTCCAGCCGGCGTAGATGACGGCGCTCAGCTGCGCATGACTGGTGAAGGTGAAGGCGGAACGCGCGGCGGTCCTGCCGGTGACCTGTACATTGTCATCCGTGTGAAGAACCATGAGTTCTTCGAGCGCGAGAACGATGATATCATGTGTGAGGTTCCCCTGACATTCGCTCAGGCAGCACTTGGTGATGAGATTGAAATTCCTACCCTGACCGAAAAGGTGAAGCTCAAGATTCCTGCGGGAACCCAGACAGGCACCTTCTTCCGCCTCAGAGGCAAAGGAGTTCCACACCTGCGCGGCAGCGGAACTGGCGACCAGCATGTGCGGGTAGTCGTGGTAACGCCAAGCAAGCTAAGCGATGAGCAGAAGGACCTGCTCCGCCAGTTCGCTTCCCACAACGGCGAGAATACGCATGAGCAGGAGCAATCATTCTTTGACCGTGTAAAGCGTGCCTTTCGCGGTGACTAA
- a CDS encoding S8 family serine peptidase: MEWNKLPRKLSVITLSLGVTAGMIPGAAFAASSSQTPTSTKSLTSITQTSNQTYISPQINTKSSGNVRVIVQLSGQPAAVGKYAAKQGISTLSQASAEAAVKSQQSEVLGKADDLGIDLTVNYQYDTVLNGFEVSVPANEIPKLAKISGVTSIYPNSTWYALPDETVTDATYRNDNAPLEQIHADWAAEQGITGAGLKVGVIDTGVDYLHPDIAPAYKGGYDSFYQDEDPYEEAPIPVEEDIYGKGYAGTSHGTHVSGTIIGQYAAKGDVAQKGVAPGAELYAYKVLGRNLDDPSTSSGSSAQVIDGIEHAVKDGMDVINLSLGSDSEKDVNSPDSIAINNAVLSGVVAVIANGNNGEAGYFSLGSPAASQLAISVGAVNSPIKAFSGAFKAEIADSVTTVTYSEYYDFHVMAYELGKYNFTDIIGTEPVEVVYADLGADEDYPDRDITGSVVLVSRGDLAFVDKIAIAKEHGAKAIVIFNGNANPATKEAILTESIKDRDGFIGSNLGDGYDYIPAFDIEGTKGRALARAILANDGKPVYFTFGDEYEQTQTAGDEITYFSSLGPNVDGNLSIKPDIVAPGDGVLSTYPAYGGDYTQAYHRSSGTSMATPHVAGLSLLIKQAHPDYTPFDIRAALANTADQLLYKGAPEDLYIQGPGRANVENAIKTPALLQAVEHITILDKNYSAQNVINYNPSTSFGTLLPGAAASKELQLKNVSGKELTYTASVEWNYDDLENVTATLDKATVTASAYASAGFNLTVNVSADTEPQMLQGNIVLTSAGQPTLHLPFAINVDETTNQPDWGTGIQEPVITSPIVYNNSGAVLNFKLKAEDINYYEVDLVGLDDKTKGYFQVAATDSPDKYFEPGDYSTVISATYHPYNSDGEPILDANGQPAVAYMTDGVYKLQVLGINAEDNSKLPIKIDQYEDEFYTTYTSFRFINEPAPNSGNGGNNGGGGGGTVTPTTPVAPAAAASLIAEGTTPVTLTPATVSKDSVTTVTVTDDNLKTALANAAATKTAVVISLPATTDTAVELNLTAAQVTQLAGIHADSSIVVTVNGSAVALPVSLLKSAPAGQSFKLDIKQAPEAAGKLTASVAGSTVIGTPITFEASWTSATGSTYLTTPNNLFIKRSFTVPGAIQPNTAGVLFEDDGVVTPVASVFTPQKDGTTIVTVSRPGFSTYAAVSKPAAAFTDISASSSAEAIQALANKLIIQGTSATTFSPKSSLTRAEFTALLTRALGLRTDANVTFTDVSSTAWYAQDVAAASKAGLILGIGNGKFAPTQNVTRQELAVILDRALKLTGTELKSANPSFTTYSDSAKVAPYAKDSLQTLSAAGIIGSDTGSSFNPVAPATREAAAAALYQLLNKIGLIE, encoded by the coding sequence CTGACCGTCAACTACCAGTACGACACGGTACTGAACGGCTTTGAGGTTTCCGTCCCGGCTAATGAAATTCCGAAGCTGGCCAAAATCTCCGGTGTTACCTCCATCTATCCGAACAGCACCTGGTACGCCCTTCCGGATGAAACGGTAACAGATGCTACTTACAGAAATGACAATGCCCCGCTGGAGCAGATTCATGCTGATTGGGCTGCTGAGCAGGGGATTACCGGTGCAGGCCTGAAAGTCGGCGTCATTGATACCGGTGTTGACTATCTGCACCCGGATATTGCACCGGCCTATAAGGGCGGTTACGACTCCTTTTATCAGGATGAAGATCCTTATGAAGAAGCACCTATTCCCGTCGAAGAAGATATATACGGCAAAGGCTATGCCGGAACCTCCCACGGAACGCATGTCTCCGGTACGATTATCGGACAATATGCCGCCAAAGGTGATGTTGCCCAAAAAGGGGTAGCACCAGGCGCTGAGCTGTACGCTTATAAAGTTCTGGGGCGCAACCTTGATGATCCGAGCACCTCTTCCGGTTCATCTGCCCAGGTTATCGACGGAATTGAGCATGCGGTTAAAGACGGCATGGATGTCATCAACCTGTCGCTCGGCTCCGATTCCGAAAAAGACGTAAACTCTCCTGACTCCATCGCCATCAATAATGCCGTACTCTCGGGCGTAGTAGCGGTTATTGCCAACGGTAACAACGGGGAAGCGGGCTATTTCTCCCTCGGCTCTCCTGCAGCGTCGCAGCTGGCCATTTCGGTTGGCGCTGTAAATAGTCCGATCAAAGCCTTCTCAGGTGCTTTCAAGGCGGAAATTGCAGATTCGGTAACTACCGTTACTTATTCTGAGTATTATGATTTCCACGTAATGGCCTATGAGCTCGGAAAATATAACTTCACCGATATTATCGGCACAGAACCGGTTGAGGTCGTTTACGCTGACCTTGGTGCAGATGAAGATTATCCGGATCGCGACATTACCGGCTCTGTAGTCTTGGTATCCCGCGGAGACCTGGCTTTTGTCGATAAAATTGCCATTGCCAAAGAGCACGGGGCCAAGGCCATCGTAATCTTTAACGGTAATGCCAACCCTGCCACGAAAGAGGCTATTCTTACCGAGAGTATCAAAGACCGTGACGGATTCATCGGCAGCAATCTCGGTGACGGATATGACTACATTCCAGCGTTCGATATTGAAGGCACTAAGGGACGTGCACTTGCCAGAGCCATTCTAGCGAATGATGGAAAACCGGTCTATTTCACCTTCGGGGATGAGTACGAGCAGACTCAGACTGCCGGTGATGAAATAACTTACTTCTCCTCCCTGGGCCCTAACGTGGATGGAAACCTCAGCATCAAACCTGATATCGTCGCTCCTGGTGATGGCGTATTGTCCACCTACCCGGCATACGGCGGGGATTACACTCAGGCATATCACCGCAGCAGCGGTACCAGCATGGCGACTCCGCATGTAGCAGGCTTGTCGCTCCTGATTAAACAGGCTCATCCGGATTACACACCGTTTGATATCCGCGCCGCTCTGGCGAACACTGCGGACCAGCTCCTTTATAAAGGTGCTCCGGAAGATCTGTACATTCAAGGTCCGGGCCGGGCAAACGTAGAGAATGCCATCAAGACACCAGCATTGCTCCAGGCTGTTGAACACATTACTATTCTCGACAAAAATTATTCAGCACAAAACGTAATCAACTATAATCCTTCCACAAGCTTTGGAACACTACTGCCAGGTGCAGCAGCTTCCAAAGAACTGCAGCTCAAAAATGTCAGCGGTAAAGAGCTTACTTACACCGCTTCTGTGGAATGGAACTATGATGATCTGGAGAATGTAACCGCAACGCTGGATAAAGCTACGGTAACAGCCTCCGCTTACGCTTCCGCCGGCTTTAATCTGACGGTTAATGTATCAGCCGATACTGAACCGCAGATGCTGCAGGGGAATATCGTTCTCACGTCTGCGGGACAACCTACCCTGCACCTGCCGTTCGCCATTAATGTTGATGAAACAACAAATCAGCCTGACTGGGGAACCGGAATTCAGGAACCAGTAATTACTTCACCGATTGTGTACAACAACTCGGGTGCAGTCCTTAATTTCAAACTGAAAGCTGAAGACATCAACTACTATGAAGTAGACCTGGTTGGTCTGGATGACAAAACTAAAGGTTACTTCCAGGTTGCAGCTACCGACTCGCCGGATAAATATTTCGAACCGGGTGACTACTCAACCGTTATCAGTGCTACCTACCATCCTTACAACAGTGACGGTGAACCAATCCTTGATGCAAACGGACAGCCCGCTGTTGCTTATATGACAGATGGCGTTTATAAGCTTCAAGTGCTGGGAATAAACGCCGAAGATAATTCCAAGCTGCCAATTAAGATTGATCAGTACGAAGATGAATTCTACACTACCTATACCTCATTCCGCTTTATTAACGAGCCGGCTCCAAACTCAGGAAACGGCGGCAATAATGGCGGCGGCGGTGGCGGTACAGTTACACCAACAACTCCGGTTGCCCCTGCTGCAGCTGCATCACTGATCGCAGAAGGAACAACCCCGGTTACCCTGACTCCGGCCACTGTGTCCAAAGACAGTGTAACTACAGTAACTGTAACCGACGACAATCTGAAAACTGCTCTGGCTAATGCCGCAGCAACCAAAACAGCTGTCGTAATTTCATTGCCTGCAACCACTGATACTGCGGTTGAACTGAATCTGACTGCAGCCCAGGTGACTCAGCTGGCCGGCATTCACGCCGATAGCAGCATTGTTGTTACAGTCAACGGTTCTGCCGTTGCCCTGCCGGTATCCCTGCTGAAATCCGCTCCTGCGGGCCAAAGCTTCAAGCTGGATATTAAACAGGCGCCGGAAGCTGCCGGCAAGCTGACAGCCAGCGTAGCCGGTTCCACGGTAATCGGGACTCCAATTACCTTTGAAGCTTCCTGGACCAGTGCAACAGGCAGCACGTATCTGACAACACCGAACAACCTGTTTATTAAGAGATCCTTTACTGTACCAGGTGCAATCCAGCCGAATACAGCAGGTGTTCTGTTCGAGGATGACGGAGTAGTTACTCCAGTCGCTTCTGTGTTCACACCGCAGAAAGACGGCACTACAATCGTTACTGTTAGCCGTCCAGGCTTCTCGACTTACGCTGCAGTAAGCAAGCCGGCCGCAGCATTTACAGATATTTCCGCTTCTTCTTCGGCTGAAGCGATCCAGGCGCTGGCTAACAAGCTGATCATCCAGGGCACATCGGCAACAACCTTCTCGCCTAAGAGCAGCCTGACCCGTGCCGAGTTCACCGCACTGTTGACCCGCGCGCTCGGACTGCGGACAGATGCCAACGTGACCTTCACAGATGTAAGCTCCACTGCCTGGTATGCCCAGGATGTGGCCGCTGCTTCCAAAGCAGGCCTGATTCTCGGAATCGGCAACGGTAAATTTGCACCAACCCAGAATGTAACCCGCCAGGAGCTGGCAGTGATTCTGGACAGAGCGCTTAAATTAACCGGCACTGAACTGAAGAGTGCCAACCCTTCCTTCACAACGTATAGTGACAGCGCCAAAGTAGCTCCTTACGCGAAGGATAGCCTGCAGACCCTGTCGGCAGCCGGCATCATCGGCAGCGATACAGGCTCCAGCTTCAATCCGGTTGCTCCGGCAACCCGTGAAGCAGCCGCTGCTGCACTGTACCAGCTGCTTAACAAGATCGGCCTGATCGAGTAG
- the grpE gene encoding nucleotide exchange factor GrpE has product MKEEQVQDPNEWNDEAANETLAADEAEAVAESTADIEEASNSGEAAKRLQELAEEAQARTLRVQADFDNFRRRTQKEKEELAQYATSKLVTELLPVLDNFERALVTAPGGTESEAFTKGINMIFRQLEGVLKSEGLTAMETVGQPFNPEYHQAIMQVESEEHEEGIVTEEVQKGYLLKDKVLRPAMVKVSM; this is encoded by the coding sequence TTGAAAGAGGAACAGGTTCAAGATCCGAATGAATGGAATGACGAGGCAGCAAATGAAACCCTGGCGGCCGATGAGGCCGAAGCCGTTGCAGAAAGCACGGCAGATATCGAGGAGGCTTCTAATAGCGGTGAAGCTGCTAAGCGCCTCCAGGAGCTGGCAGAAGAGGCTCAGGCCCGTACACTGCGCGTGCAGGCGGATTTTGATAACTTCCGCCGCCGTACCCAGAAGGAGAAAGAGGAACTGGCGCAGTATGCCACTTCCAAGCTCGTTACAGAATTGCTTCCGGTACTCGACAATTTTGAACGTGCGCTGGTCACTGCTCCGGGCGGCACTGAATCGGAGGCCTTCACCAAAGGCATCAACATGATTTTCCGTCAGCTGGAAGGGGTATTGAAGTCTGAAGGCCTTACAGCGATGGAAACGGTAGGACAGCCATTTAACCCTGAATATCATCAGGCGATTATGCAGGTGGAGAGCGAGGAGCACGAGGAAGGCATCGTGACGGAAGAGGTCCAGAAGGGCTATCTCCTGAAGGATAAGGTTCTTCGTCCGGCCATGGTCAAAGTCAGCATGTAG